A genomic segment from Flavobacterium inviolabile encodes:
- a CDS encoding choice-of-anchor L domain-containing protein, translating to MKKITFLIFMSLLSFVGFSQTFPEGFEGASALPTGWLILDNGVGMGPSNTNLWLRSGPNSATSPPHNGQYAYSVERVNIGIGNTEEDWLITPSVTVPANGQLRFYAQHGRAGDQGSKLQVRISTGSVQNNMSSYTITAADLTESQISSTAGTYVEQVINLSSLNLANQDVYIAFVRVYTQPTAAVGGDRFVIDDINLVQQCLDPTNGIANAITTTTASLSWTNPSGSTNWEIEVVPSASPLTGVGTAITTNPYTAQNLTPGTVYQYRVRSKCTGDVYSNWAGPFYFTTVSLGQTCGAPIVIGGLPYSTTDNTANYGNNITSSQGTTGCGTTTNYLTGNDVVYAYTATTTGMIDISMTPTDTYSGIFVYDNCANIGTSCLAGVGNSNSNIRNITNFAVTAGTTYYFVISTNATPVSVGYTLVIQQINCPPPTALAVGALNMTSVDLSWGNPSGATEWQVAVLLPGAGVPAGAGTTVTAIPYTTTTTLAGAALTPGTAYEYYVRAKCPDGSFSQWSGPKPFQTPLCNNACNFNFVMTDTYGDGWNGNTISIKQNGVVVGTLTGPTAADGTNPATAQVALCAGVPFEVYWNAGGSYPTEVGLTVITPFGITLYTKPPGTGSQDSLLYTGPTDCTPPTCPQPTAVNISAITTTSAQVSWTEAGTATTWEVIAVPAGSPAPGANPGGIITVTTTPSTLLSPLPTDTAFDVYVRAVCSTTDSSYWTGPTNFKTLPDYCGGDHFYDTGGLNGDYENNANVTTTICPAVAGQIVTVEFNDFNIETNYDYLAVYQGTGTGGTLLGTYTGNLSGSDLPGPFESTPGGCLTFVFTSDGSGVRPGWDATVTCAPVPTCPRPSNITFTNITQTSAIIDWTENGSATQWEIVILPTNSPAPGTNPPNVIATSVKPYAIPTNTLTPSTTYDVYIRSLCSTTDISNWSFRKSFTTKPVNDECSAATVVSVNGTSACTLTTPGTLIGATGSTNPSTCGGTADDDVWYQFTATSTTHSIKLLNVTGSTTDLMHTLYSGTQCSNLTEIYCSDPNTSIASDLIIGQVYTIRVYSYTSTPGQTSSFDVCVATPAPPIATNNTQHTVPQLVQDVLIGSTCAQVTNITWSTGTNFGSSNGIAYFTKNGSEFPFDSGIVLSTGDALKAKGPNTSSLGDGTYAWLGDTQLFNYIQALGFDTDLTSYNNATVLEFDFVPITNQLSFDFLFASEEYGTYQCDYSDAFAFFLTDNAGNTTNLALVPGTNDPISVTRIRDAAYNPIGGTCPSVNPQYFGSFNGGANQEDAAINFNGQTVVMTAQSPVTPNTQYHIKLVIADRNDTSFDSAVFLKAGSFNIGNLDLGDDLLISDGTAICYGDSYTIATGLNANDFTFTWSTGGNVIPGATGPSLVVTQDGDYTVAAQYNGTTCSQTDTLSVEFYAPIAVGTPNDLTVCDASGYATFDLTSNNGIILGSLVPADHTITFYTSSADAENETNPITAPTTFTNTIQYHQTIYVRVENNASGCHVVTEFDLIIQDLTPQFTLTSNQTICSNQTAQLVVTPTNYNPADVVYSWTHDGDPLTDTTGTITVSQQGTYVVTINHSGCTATGTVTVTVNPGVQPTFAQIAPFCTNATVPVLPTTSLEGVTGTWSPAVVSSTATGTYTFTPTTGQCGSPATMTITVIPATQPTFTPVAAICPGDTAPVLPTTSLEGVTGTWSPAVVSNTATGTYTFTPTTGQCAQNATLTVTVQGAFTYEIFGDCIGNEFVLNVQNADGALDLSNAHFQWYNSTGAPVGNDNVSFNVTNYYTSSGTTPVLPAQFSVKVTTAAGCSLEKSYTVEQIYCQIQRGISPNGDGLNDTFDLTGFNVEKLGIFNRYGTEVFKHGAGYTNQWFGQSNGGNELPDGTYFYVIELKGSETKTGWIYINREK from the coding sequence ATGAAAAAAATTACGTTTTTAATTTTTATGTCATTATTGAGTTTTGTGGGCTTTTCCCAGACTTTCCCTGAAGGTTTTGAGGGAGCTTCTGCCTTGCCAACAGGCTGGCTGATCCTCGATAATGGCGTAGGAATGGGACCATCAAACACCAATTTATGGCTTCGAAGCGGCCCTAACTCGGCTACTTCACCGCCTCACAACGGGCAATATGCCTATTCTGTTGAGCGGGTAAACATCGGAATCGGTAATACCGAAGAAGACTGGTTGATTACTCCCTCAGTTACTGTTCCTGCAAACGGACAGTTACGTTTTTATGCACAGCACGGCCGTGCCGGAGATCAGGGATCTAAATTACAGGTCCGTATTTCAACCGGCAGCGTTCAGAATAACATGAGCAGCTATACCATAACGGCTGCCGATTTAACCGAATCACAAATATCTTCAACGGCAGGAACTTATGTAGAACAGGTAATCAACCTTTCTTCATTGAACCTTGCCAACCAGGATGTCTATATCGCTTTTGTAAGGGTTTATACCCAGCCTACAGCAGCTGTGGGCGGTGACCGTTTTGTAATTGACGATATTAACTTAGTACAGCAATGTCTGGATCCTACAAATGGTATTGCAAATGCCATTACAACCACAACGGCTTCTTTATCTTGGACTAATCCAAGTGGTTCTACCAATTGGGAAATTGAAGTAGTGCCTTCTGCTTCTCCTTTAACAGGAGTGGGAACGGCAATAACAACAAATCCTTATACAGCACAAAATTTAACGCCGGGTACGGTTTACCAGTACCGCGTTCGTTCCAAATGTACCGGAGATGTATACAGTAACTGGGCAGGACCTTTTTACTTTACGACCGTATCTTTAGGACAAACCTGCGGTGCCCCGATCGTTATTGGCGGACTGCCGTATTCTACAACGGATAACACGGCGAACTACGGGAACAACATCACCAGCAGCCAGGGAACAACCGGCTGTGGTACCACAACAAACTACCTGACCGGTAACGATGTCGTATATGCCTATACGGCCACAACTACCGGAATGATTGATATTTCCATGACGCCTACGGATACTTATTCCGGTATTTTTGTTTATGACAATTGTGCCAACATAGGAACCAGCTGTTTGGCGGGTGTAGGGAACTCGAATTCCAATATCCGGAATATTACAAACTTTGCGGTAACTGCCGGAACGACCTATTATTTTGTGATCTCAACCAATGCTACACCGGTGAGTGTAGGATACACCCTGGTGATTCAGCAAATCAACTGTCCGCCGCCAACAGCTTTAGCGGTAGGAGCCTTAAACATGACTTCTGTCGATCTAAGCTGGGGGAATCCTTCCGGAGCAACAGAATGGCAGGTAGCAGTGCTGCTTCCGGGAGCCGGAGTACCAGCCGGAGCCGGAACAACGGTTACAGCCATTCCTTATACAACCACTACTACATTAGCCGGGGCAGCTTTAACACCGGGAACAGCTTATGAATATTATGTAAGAGCAAAATGTCCGGACGGATCGTTCAGCCAATGGTCCGGGCCAAAACCATTCCAGACACCGCTTTGTAACAATGCCTGTAACTTTAATTTCGTTATGACGGATACTTATGGTGACGGCTGGAACGGTAATACGATCAGCATCAAACAAAACGGAGTGGTTGTAGGAACATTAACAGGACCAACAGCTGCCGACGGAACAAACCCGGCAACAGCTCAGGTTGCTTTATGTGCAGGCGTTCCGTTTGAAGTATACTGGAATGCCGGAGGAAGTTATCCAACAGAAGTTGGTCTTACGGTTATAACACCTTTTGGAATTACCCTTTATACCAAACCACCGGGAACCGGTTCTCAGGACAGTTTGTTATACACCGGACCAACGGATTGTACTCCGCCAACATGTCCGCAGCCAACAGCGGTAAATATAAGTGCCATCACAACAACATCTGCTCAGGTTTCCTGGACAGAGGCAGGAACAGCTACCACATGGGAAGTGATTGCCGTACCGGCAGGTTCACCGGCACCGGGAGCGAATCCGGGTGGCATAATCACGGTAACCACTACCCCATCAACATTACTATCACCACTACCTACAGACACTGCTTTTGATGTTTATGTAAGAGCCGTTTGTAGCACCACCGATTCCAGTTACTGGACAGGACCAACCAACTTTAAAACCCTGCCGGACTATTGCGGCGGCGATCATTTTTATGATACCGGAGGCCTGAATGGTGATTATGAGAACAATGCTAACGTTACAACCACCATTTGCCCTGCTGTTGCCGGTCAGATCGTAACGGTAGAATTCAACGATTTCAACATTGAAACAAACTATGACTATTTAGCAGTATATCAAGGTACCGGAACAGGCGGAACTTTATTGGGTACTTACACCGGAAACTTATCCGGATCGGACTTACCGGGGCCTTTTGAATCTACACCGGGAGGCTGTTTAACCTTTGTATTTACTTCCGATGGAAGCGGTGTTCGTCCGGGATGGGATGCGACCGTTACCTGCGCACCAGTACCTACCTGTCCGAGACCGTCTAATATAACGTTTACAAACATTACGCAAACTTCAGCCATAATTGACTGGACAGAAAACGGATCGGCAACACAATGGGAAATCGTTATACTTCCTACCAACTCACCGGCACCGGGAACCAACCCGCCAAACGTGATTGCGACCAGTGTGAAACCGTATGCGATACCAACAAATACGTTAACGCCTTCAACAACATACGATGTTTATATAAGATCACTTTGCAGCACAACAGATATCAGCAACTGGTCATTCCGAAAATCATTCACCACAAAACCAGTTAACGATGAATGTAGCGCCGCAACCGTAGTTTCTGTAAACGGAACTTCAGCCTGTACGCTCACCACTCCGGGAACACTGATTGGAGCGACCGGCTCGACAAATCCAAGCACTTGCGGCGGAACAGCCGATGATGATGTCTGGTATCAGTTTACCGCTACCAGTACCACACATTCTATAAAATTATTGAATGTAACAGGAAGCACCACCGATTTAATGCATACGCTTTACTCCGGTACACAATGCAGCAACTTAACAGAAATATATTGCAGTGATCCGAATACAAGTATTGCCAGCGATTTAATCATCGGTCAGGTCTATACAATACGTGTATATTCATACACTTCAACTCCGGGACAAACCAGTTCTTTCGATGTTTGTGTGGCCACTCCGGCACCGCCTATCGCTACGAACAACACACAGCATACAGTACCACAATTGGTACAGGATGTTTTAATCGGATCAACCTGTGCTCAGGTAACCAACATCACATGGTCTACAGGAACAAATTTTGGCAGCAGCAATGGTATTGCATACTTTACCAAAAACGGTTCTGAATTCCCATTCGATAGCGGAATCGTTTTATCTACAGGTGATGCTTTAAAAGCAAAAGGTCCAAACACTTCCAGCCTGGGTGACGGAACATACGCCTGGTTGGGTGATACACAGTTATTCAATTATATCCAGGCACTTGGTTTTGACACAGATTTAACGTCATACAACAATGCAACTGTTCTGGAATTTGATTTCGTTCCGATAACCAACCAGTTAAGCTTTGATTTCTTATTTGCTTCTGAAGAATACGGAACATACCAATGTGATTATTCCGATGCTTTTGCCTTCTTCTTAACGGATAATGCCGGAAATACAACTAACCTGGCGCTTGTTCCGGGAACAAACGACCCTATTTCGGTTACCCGAATCAGAGATGCAGCATACAACCCTATCGGAGGAACATGTCCGTCTGTAAACCCTCAGTATTTCGGATCGTTTAACGGCGGAGCCAACCAGGAAGATGCGGCTATTAATTTTAACGGCCAGACGGTTGTAATGACAGCACAATCTCCGGTTACACCAAATACGCAATACCATATCAAATTAGTAATTGCGGATAGAAATGATACTTCTTTTGATTCTGCAGTATTCTTAAAAGCTGGAAGTTTCAATATCGGTAATTTAGATTTAGGAGACGACTTACTTATCTCTGACGGTACCGCTATCTGTTATGGTGATTCTTACACTATTGCTACAGGTCTTAACGCTAATGACTTTACATTCACCTGGTCTACAGGCGGAAATGTCATTCCAGGTGCAACCGGACCTTCATTAGTAGTAACTCAGGATGGTGATTATACTGTTGCTGCACAATACAACGGTACAACATGTTCTCAGACAGATACGCTATCTGTTGAGTTTTATGCGCCTATTGCTGTTGGTACGCCAAATGATTTAACAGTATGTGATGCTTCCGGTTATGCTACATTTGATTTAACATCAAACAACGGTATTATTTTAGGAAGTTTGGTTCCGGCTGATCATACGATCACATTCTATACTTCATCCGCGGATGCAGAGAATGAAACGAACCCGATAACAGCTCCTACTACATTTACCAATACAATACAGTACCACCAAACCATATATGTTAGAGTAGAAAACAATGCCAGCGGTTGTCACGTGGTTACGGAATTCGATTTAATCATTCAGGATTTAACACCGCAGTTCACGCTAACTTCGAATCAGACAATTTGTAGCAACCAAACGGCTCAGCTTGTAGTTACTCCTACAAATTACAACCCTGCAGATGTTGTTTATTCATGGACTCATGATGGCGATCCTTTAACCGACACAACTGGTACAATAACTGTTTCACAGCAAGGAACCTATGTGGTTACGATTAACCATTCCGGCTGTACAGCAACAGGAACGGTTACCGTTACCGTTAACCCGGGTGTTCAGCCAACGTTTGCCCAGATCGCACCGTTCTGTACCAACGCTACAGTACCGGTATTACCGACAACTTCTCTGGAAGGTGTAACCGGAACCTGGTCACCGGCTGTGGTGAGCAGCACCGCAACGGGAACCTATACCTTTACCCCGACAACAGGACAATGCGGAAGCCCGGCTACGATGACCATCACCGTTATCCCGGCTACTCAGCCTACCTTTACACCGGTAGCAGCAATATGCCCTGGCGATACCGCACCGGTATTACCGACAACTTCTCTGGAAGGCGTAACAGGAACCTGGTCACCGGCTGTGGTGAGCAACACTGCAACAGGCACCTATACCTTTACCCCAACAACAGGACAATGTGCTCAAAACGCAACATTAACCGTAACGGTTCAGGGAGCCTTTACCTATGAGATCTTCGGAGACTGTATCGGTAATGAATTTGTACTGAACGTACAAAACGCTGATGGCGCGCTGGATCTGAGCAATGCCCACTTCCAGTGGTACAATAGCACCGGAGCTCCGGTAGGTAACGATAACGTTAGCTTTAATGTAACCAACTATTATACTTCCTCAGGTACGACTCCTGTGCTTCCGGCACAGTTCAGCGTAAAAGTAACCACGGCAGCCGGCTGCTCGTTAGAGAAATCCTATACGGTAGAACAGATCTACTGTCAGATCCAGAGAGGTATCTCTCCAAACGGCGACGGACTGAACGATACTTTTGACCTGACCGGATTTAATGTTGAAAAACTAGGCATCTTCAACCGTTATGGAACAGAAGTCTTCAAACACGGAGCGGGTTACACCAATCAGTGGTTCGGACAATCCAATGGCGGAAATGAACTACCAGACGGTACTTACTTCTATGTTATAGAATTAAAAGGCAGCGAGACTAAAACAGGTTGGATTTATATCAACAGAGAGAAATAA
- a CDS encoding contractile injection system tape measure protein: MEQTHIIHKVVIEVSVNNRKKAYEIKDDISSFLTMTVFPKLEKHLNTVQARIPAHTLQISRLVVEINPRESSLNTTLKNDIITSFKKELGEIIKKGSGQHLNQRQNQSSNERYIQQYSKTQRNDQNQNQPEGQHQGYEQSQSDAQGRNDRQNQSPGQNQNQNHGQNQNQNQSHGQIQNQNQAQNQNQNQNQDQDQRPNQGHSQSSRNGQNQRNEQNQHPSQNPRYGQNHDQNPHYGYDHGYDQNQYHDPNQYYDATENPEIHFLGETEKLLLTFIHFIEKGTMPWWNANKTSAAIFESVPFKKIISEKAFAAKIVASLKKPKVRERIVNQFTDAQIAQICLAVIKAKGLKIALKGTEIKPLSGSSFADRKALWFLIFNILTVSFPDSDSDDYQKYIIEQAVKTIPYLQLAKSEDTEEQLWDKIMTLFPAIKQRDVNTIRNKNNHTGKKVPKNKENTREKGILEKDSRKVNRNQIDTNTFNTDIQDDNTTDTVNGYQVENAGLVLIHPFIGNLFKNCNLIDPETKKLTDPETGIHLLHYIATGKTNQPESNMLFEKFLCNVPLHQSINRHVKLSRKHKAEAAKVIGAVQQNWSSMTTASVALLQHEFFQRPGKLVIANLTLTVERKTQDILMDKLSWGIGMIRLPWQNEFIFVNW; this comes from the coding sequence GTGGAACAAACCCATATTATACATAAAGTTGTCATTGAAGTTTCGGTTAACAACAGGAAAAAGGCGTATGAGATAAAAGACGATATCAGTAGCTTTTTGACTATGACTGTTTTTCCAAAACTCGAAAAGCATCTTAACACTGTACAAGCCCGAATACCGGCTCATACCTTACAGATTTCACGATTGGTTGTCGAGATCAATCCTCGTGAATCATCATTAAATACCACATTAAAAAACGACATTATAACATCGTTCAAGAAAGAACTTGGTGAAATAATAAAAAAAGGATCGGGTCAGCATCTAAATCAGCGACAAAATCAAAGCTCAAATGAGCGTTACATCCAACAATACAGCAAAACTCAGCGTAACGACCAAAACCAGAATCAGCCTGAAGGACAACATCAAGGTTATGAGCAAAGTCAGAGCGATGCACAAGGTCGGAACGACCGGCAAAACCAAAGTCCTGGACAAAACCAAAACCAAAATCACGGGCAAAACCAAAACCAAAATCAAAGTCACGGGCAAATTCAGAACCAGAACCAAGCTCAGAACCAAAATCAAAACCAGAATCAGGATCAGGATCAGCGCCCAAACCAAGGTCATAGCCAAAGTTCTCGTAACGGACAAAATCAGCGTAATGAACAAAATCAGCATCCCAGCCAAAATCCGCGCTACGGGCAAAATCATGACCAAAATCCGCATTATGGTTATGATCATGGCTACGACCAAAATCAATATCATGATCCAAATCAGTATTATGATGCTACAGAAAATCCCGAAATCCATTTTCTGGGAGAAACCGAAAAATTGCTACTCACCTTTATTCATTTTATAGAAAAAGGTACTATGCCCTGGTGGAATGCCAATAAAACATCGGCCGCTATTTTTGAATCCGTCCCATTCAAAAAAATTATTTCCGAAAAAGCTTTTGCAGCCAAAATTGTAGCCAGCCTGAAAAAACCAAAAGTACGGGAACGCATTGTCAATCAGTTTACCGATGCCCAGATAGCACAAATCTGTTTGGCCGTTATTAAAGCCAAAGGTTTGAAAATAGCACTAAAAGGTACCGAGATAAAACCACTTTCCGGATCGTCTTTTGCCGACAGAAAAGCGTTATGGTTTTTAATTTTTAATATTTTAACGGTTTCCTTTCCCGATTCTGATTCTGACGATTATCAGAAATACATAATCGAACAGGCTGTTAAAACCATTCCCTATTTGCAACTGGCTAAAAGTGAAGATACCGAAGAACAGCTCTGGGACAAAATAATGACTCTTTTTCCGGCTATTAAGCAACGTGATGTTAATACAATCCGAAATAAAAACAACCACACCGGTAAAAAGGTACCAAAAAATAAGGAAAACACGCGTGAAAAAGGTATTCTGGAAAAAGATTCGCGAAAAGTAAACCGAAACCAAATCGACACCAATACTTTCAATACCGATATACAGGACGATAACACCACCGATACGGTAAATGGTTATCAGGTGGAGAATGCCGGACTGGTACTTATTCATCCTTTTATCGGCAATCTTTTTAAAAATTGTAATCTGATCGATCCGGAAACCAAAAAGCTTACCGATCCGGAAACCGGCATTCATCTGTTACATTATATTGCTACCGGAAAAACGAACCAGCCCGAAAGCAATATGTTATTTGAGAAATTTTTATGTAATGTTCCTTTGCACCAGAGTATCAACCGGCATGTAAAACTTTCACGAAAGCACAAAGCTGAAGCGGCAAAAGTAATCGGAGCCGTGCAGCAAAACTGGAGTTCGATGACAACAGCATCAGTAGCATTGCTGCAACATGAATTTTTTCAGCGTCCGGGAAAATTAGTCATCGCCAATCTGACATTGACCGTTGAACGGAAGACGCAGGACATTTTAATGGACAAACTATCCTGGGGAATTGGTATGATCAGATTGCCCTGGCAAAACGAGTTTATTTTCGTCAATTGGTAA
- a CDS encoding DUF4255 domain-containing protein translates to MIYKVLKALSDTLDHELNLPDPEYPVQEPVDIVIDSIAKEDNDATAIGNKVVITLLSAEEESVLKNTSRYEPIYPEGSSIPKGYKKKNPTAYLNLYVMVAANRDNYEIALRNISKVIETFHTQKTFVNETKGFSVKLQLHPLPFDQLSYVWGLLGGKVIPSALYKISIVKIQKTGETYPEVIEDIDILRKEKKI, encoded by the coding sequence ATGATTTATAAAGTATTAAAAGCATTAAGTGACACGCTGGATCATGAACTAAATCTTCCGGATCCGGAGTATCCGGTTCAGGAACCGGTAGACATCGTAATTGATAGTATAGCAAAAGAAGATAATGATGCGACAGCGATTGGCAATAAGGTGGTCATTACATTGTTGAGCGCAGAAGAAGAATCGGTATTAAAAAATACATCAAGGTATGAACCCATTTATCCTGAGGGATCTTCTATACCTAAGGGGTATAAGAAAAAGAATCCGACAGCTTATCTGAACCTGTATGTAATGGTTGCGGCAAACCGTGACAATTATGAAATCGCACTTCGAAATATTTCTAAAGTTATTGAAACCTTCCATACTCAGAAAACATTTGTTAATGAAACAAAGGGATTCAGTGTTAAATTACAATTACACCCGCTTCCTTTTGATCAGCTAAGTTATGTATGGGGATTGCTTGGTGGTAAAGTAATTCCGTCTGCTTTATACAAAATAAGCATTGTGAAAATCCAAAAAACCGGAGAAACCTATCCGGAAGTAATCGAAGATATCGATATCCTAAGAAAAGAAAAAAAAATCTAA
- a CDS encoding phage tail sheath family protein, whose protein sequence is MSEFKTPGVFIEEIPKFPPSVAQVETAVPSFIGYTETALDKNKKTLKMVPTKISSLMDYETYFGKAKKESIQLKDTEDQGLTLVKPNVKFLMYYSLQMYFANGGGPCYIVSVGGYDGGVNKSDLKLGLDASALQEESTIVVFPDATSLTQQEEFYAIYQDALVQADDLKNRFLIMDTFRGESKTKEPVAGADSPLDTVGYLRHKIATTMHAAAYFPHLKTVLNYSFDEKAVIDHAGLQLANAPGNFFADAAADLGALSSLASAELEDATPEEPADTKELIDIIKSAIAIVENVNVTADSKVSLVDAQTYLQYLKSGTADDEAIIGILAALKTAVEGAEDKKGDANGLKLDALKTTNSALYNQIKKVIAELNVVLPPSSTMAGVYAKVDGTQGVWKSPANLGLNYVIAPTEKISDKEQESLNVNPSGKSVNAIRTFTGKGNLVWGARTFDSENTEWKYISVRRLFDMIEKSVQNAMQRFVFETNDANTWVKAKAMIENYLNQLWMSGALAGTTPEQAYYVIVGKETTTAQDVLEGRMNIEIGMAAVRPAEFIVLNFSHKIQES, encoded by the coding sequence ATGTCAGAATTTAAAACTCCGGGCGTTTTTATAGAGGAAATCCCAAAATTTCCACCATCTGTAGCTCAGGTAGAAACGGCAGTACCGTCATTTATCGGCTATACTGAAACAGCGCTTGACAAAAACAAAAAGACCTTGAAAATGGTGCCTACAAAGATTAGTTCTTTGATGGACTATGAAACGTACTTTGGAAAAGCGAAAAAAGAAAGTATCCAATTAAAAGATACTGAAGACCAAGGCTTGACCCTTGTAAAACCGAATGTAAAGTTCCTAATGTACTATTCCCTGCAAATGTATTTTGCAAATGGTGGTGGTCCGTGTTATATCGTTTCTGTAGGCGGTTATGACGGCGGTGTAAACAAAAGTGATCTGAAGTTAGGTCTGGATGCTTCTGCTTTGCAGGAAGAATCAACAATTGTTGTTTTTCCTGATGCAACATCATTAACACAGCAGGAAGAATTTTATGCAATTTATCAGGATGCATTAGTTCAGGCTGATGACTTAAAAAACAGATTCCTGATCATGGATACATTCCGTGGTGAATCAAAAACGAAAGAACCGGTTGCTGGTGCTGATTCGCCTCTTGATACGGTTGGATATCTTCGTCACAAAATCGCGACGACAATGCATGCTGCAGCCTATTTTCCACATTTGAAGACCGTATTGAACTACAGTTTCGATGAAAAAGCTGTAATCGATCATGCCGGATTGCAGTTAGCCAATGCTCCGGGGAATTTCTTCGCTGATGCTGCGGCCGATTTGGGTGCATTAAGCAGCCTGGCTTCGGCGGAACTGGAAGATGCAACTCCTGAGGAACCTGCTGATACAAAAGAGCTTATCGATATTATAAAGAGTGCTATTGCTATCGTAGAAAATGTAAATGTTACGGCCGATAGTAAAGTTTCGTTGGTGGATGCTCAAACGTATTTACAGTACTTGAAAAGCGGAACAGCTGATGATGAAGCTATTATTGGAATTCTAGCTGCCTTGAAAACTGCGGTAGAAGGAGCTGAAGATAAAAAAGGCGATGCAAACGGATTAAAACTGGATGCGTTAAAAACGACAAATTCCGCTTTATACAATCAGATTAAAAAAGTAATCGCTGAACTAAACGTGGTATTACCTCCGTCTTCAACTATGGCTGGAGTATATGCTAAAGTTGATGGTACACAAGGGGTTTGGAAATCACCGGCGAATTTGGGACTTAACTATGTAATCGCTCCAACCGAAAAAATTTCAGACAAAGAGCAGGAAAGCTTAAACGTAAATCCAAGCGGAAAATCGGTTAATGCAATCCGTACGTTCACCGGTAAAGGAAATCTGGTTTGGGGGGCAAGAACTTTCGACTCGGAAAACACCGAATGGAAATATATCTCGGTTCGTCGTCTTTTTGATATGATCGAAAAATCAGTTCAAAATGCAATGCAGCGATTCGTTTTTGAAACCAATGATGCGAATACCTGGGTAAAAGCGAAAGCCATGATCGAAAACTACCTGAACCAGTTATGGATGAGTGGTGCCTTAGCGGGAACAACTCCGGAACAAGCCTATTACGTTATCGTTGGTAAAGAAACAACAACGGCGCAAGATGTACTGGAAGGCAGAATGAATATTGAAATTGGTATGGCGGCAGTTCGCCCTGCAGAATTTATTGTGTTGAACTTTTCACACAAAATACAAGAATCATAA
- a CDS encoding phage tail protein — protein sequence MNEYPLAKFSFEVDWGGTKLGFTEVTGMQIETDVTEYRHGASPDFSKIKMPGLRKFSNITLKRGSFKGDNEYFTWLNSINLNTVERRSVTISLLDETGAPAITWKVKNAFPVKLQATDLKADASEVAIETLEIAHEGLTIENN from the coding sequence ATGAATGAATATCCATTAGCGAAGTTTTCCTTCGAAGTTGATTGGGGTGGAACAAAATTAGGTTTCACGGAGGTTACCGGAATGCAGATTGAAACTGACGTTACGGAATACAGACACGGAGCCAGCCCGGACTTCAGTAAAATCAAAATGCCCGGACTTAGAAAATTCTCGAACATCACGTTAAAACGTGGTTCTTTCAAAGGAGACAACGAGTATTTTACCTGGTTAAACAGTATCAACCTGAATACAGTAGAGCGTCGTTCGGTTACAATTTCACTTTTAGACGAAACGGGAGCACCGGCAATTACCTGGAAAGTGAAAAACGCATTCCCTGTTAAATTACAGGCTACCGATTTGAAAGCCGATGCAAGTGAAGTGGCTATTGAAACTTTAGAAATCGCTCACGAAGGATTAACAATCGAAAACAATTAA